The Piliocolobus tephrosceles isolate RC106 unplaced genomic scaffold, ASM277652v3 unscaffolded_110, whole genome shotgun sequence genome includes the window GAAGACCACTGTGGTCTTCGCTCCCAGGGGCAATCTATGTGGGAGAAAGACTAAAAACAGGTAACAACGATACATTATGAACTGTGACAAATCCTATTAGGGAAATAAACAAGTTGATGGAGAATAATGGCATCAGGGGAGGATGCTTAATTTAAAGATGTGCTCAGAGAAAGTTTTTCTGACAAAGTGACTTTAAAGCTGAGACCTTAAGGATGAAAAGGTAGACAATATCTGATTGAGAATTTTTCATAAGAaacaaaggaagggaaaagatgaATTGCTTGTTGctgtctcccccaccccctccctagCTATCTTTCCTGTACTGtgttatctctttttattttggacCATCAGGCACCCACATACTTCCTGAATACTGTTCTCCTATATGCATGACATTGTACTAAGCtctatggagaaaagtgaaatactGAATTAGTCTTCAAAGACCTACAGGTGAAAGATAATTCAAACTCCACCACACAAATCTTCacctatttttttcaaaaattcacCTAAACTCTCAAACTCCAAATACACATTCATAAATAATAACGAAATGAATCTGTTTGATTGACAGGTTTTATAGACTAAGAATGTACCTTTTCTGCTCTTCCACAGTCTATTTGCCAATTCTTCTAAGAATAGGCGTGTCTTGGTGATCAGATGGACCTAGATTTCAATCTTGCCACTACCAGGACTGGCCAGCATAAagttctctgagcttcagtttgctCATTTGGTAACTAGTAGAAACAATACCTAAATGACTAAATTATTGAGAGCATAACACATTACTGGAAGCAGAAGCAGGTAAGAGTACTTCAAATACTGAAGCCAGACAGACCTGGTTCAAAACTAAGCTCTGTTAATTACTAGCTATCAGACCCCGATAGTTATTTAACATTCTAAACCTAGGTTAACCTGTAAAATGGATATagatggttgtgaggattaaataagataatgtatacGGAACATCATACATTCCTGGTTACACAAAGGCCCCCTACTAAGTGCTTTACCTAGTGCAGAAATTTCCTGGTAAAGGAGTAATGAGGGATACACCGCAGgctcttgatttcattttttcattcaacaaactttACTGAGCGCTTACCAAGTGTTTGGGAGCTGTGTATTTGGCCCAGTCCTTGAAAACTCAAACAATGCACGTGTGAAAATAAATAGGAGAAAGTACCTCCCACACTTCTAAATCATTCCCCAGCAACTGTCACTCAGACACCTGGACCTCAGGCCCTTTCCTCGCCCCGCCACAGGCGGGGCTCTTCGAGGTCTGCCCTCCGTTTTCTAGCCTAGGCCCAGCCTCTCTAGGTGTCGCATCAGCCTTGACCCTAAGGGGCTGCCCTCCAGTCACCTGTCCAGGGACACGTCCCCAGCCCTGGAAGCCCCGCCCGCTAGGTCCCTCAGCCTAGTCCCCCAAGTGCTGACTCAGGTCCGCCGCTCCTGCATTCCGTGGTTCCCGCGCTCTGCGCCGGACAGTACCTGCAGGCCACTCCGCTTGTTCCAGGTGAAAATAGACCCAGGGTACCCGCTCAGAGCCAAGAGCAGTTCGTGGATCATTCCCACAGCGGACCTCGAGTCCCTGGATACTTCACCTCCTCCTCCAGCGCACCTCCAGGCGACCACGAGGGGAGTGCTTCCCCTTCCACACGCGCACCAGCCCCTGGGTCGGGCGGTTTGTGCCGAATCAACCCACCGAGACAATCGCTGCGGCGGAGCGGACGGGAAGCTGGGAAGGGGTCGCGGCTGAGTTCCGGAAGTTCGGAGGCTCCACTGGGCCCACCCGCTACTCCCGCCCAGGCTCCGTGGAGACTGAGTCGCGGGCGCAGCCCTCGCGCATGCGCCCTCGGTGCCCCGAGCCGCCCGCTCGGACTTCCGGTTTGGGAgccttacttgggaggctggagagcCCGGGCCGGGGTCGGGGTTGGACCCCAAGTGGGTGAGACTGCCCCGGAGGCAAGGATGCGAGGGGGCTGAGGGGCAGCTCGAGAGGGAGATACTCCCAGGGGTGGGCTGGAGGGCGCCTTAGCCGGGTCAGAGGCCTCTGGAGGGACCGCACGACGGCTCTGGGTGACCCGGCCGGAGGGAGCGGAGACAAAAGAGGCCAGAATCCCGCAGTCGCCGCTCCTTGAGCTGAGAGCTCGGAGTCCGCGAACCGGCAGCACCTGGAGCCTCTGGCCGACTCCCGAGCACGTCCTCAGGAAGTCCGTTACTACTGCCCCTTAGACTCTCCAACGCAGTGTGACTCTCCCCAAGCCCACTCGGTCCTCGCTTTGGAGCCAAAACCAGCTTCTCTCCTTGCGCGAGGTTTTCCGACAGGTAGCTCCCTAATCCTTGCTGGGCAACTTCTACTTTTACGCGGGGAAAACAAAGACCCGAGATTCTGGACGTGATTTTTTGCCTGGGGTGGGCTTTGGGAGTTGTGCAGCCCGAGGGGGCGGGGCGGACACTGAAGGCCTCCGGAAGGACTGCGGAGGTACTGGGGGAGATGAGCTGCGACCAGCTGGACAGAGGCTTTTTGTTGCCTTCAAGCAGGATGGCGACTTGTCTTTAAATCCTCTCGAGCACCAGCTCTCCTATATGGTTCGGACTCACCGTGCAACATGGGGCAGGGAAATTAAATGGGATTGGATTtggaggaggtgggagaggggcaGACAttaagtagttttattttctgctgCTTCCTGGGGCTGCCCTGAAAGTCAACCAGAAAAGCAGCTTTTGCAAAGTCTATTTACTGAAGATTGTGCTACCACAGAAGGCCACTCGGAGCACATGCGAAGGCAGGCCAGCTCTGGCAAGACTTTAGACATATGAATGTATTCCTTCTGCTAATAGTGCCATCTTTCTCTGCCCTAGGAAGAAACTCCTCTTACAGAGAGTCATCTGCAGGGGACTCTCCAAGGACATGGGAAGATAGATGTAAGCCCTGGAACCCAGACTCTTAAGTGGAGGGAAGCTGTTTTCTGCTGTTAATGATGGCCAAATCCGCTCTGAGAGAGAATAGCACTAACTCTGAGAGCTTCCGACAGCGTTTCAGGAGATTCCATTACCAGGAGGTGGCTGGGCCGCGGGAGGCTTTCAGCCAACTCTGGGAACTTTGCTGTCGGTGGCTAAGGCCGGAGGTGCGCACCAAGGAGCAGATTGTAGAACTGTTGGTGCTAGAGCAGTTCCTGACCGTCTTACCTGGGGAGATCCAGAATTGGGTACAGGAACAATGTCCAGAAAATGGAGAGGAGGCAGTGACTCTCGTGGAAGATTTAGAAAGAGAGCCCGGAAGACCTGGATCTTTGGTGAGAAGGGAGGGGGAATTCAAAAGTGTGATACTGGGAAGGGGCAAGGGTGGAGGGCTAAATTAAGATATAGACAGGCTTAAACAGGGACACAGTCTCCCTTGGTGATGCTTATACTTCTGGTCTGGTATACGTCACTTTTTCAGATAGTACTTGTCTGGAGATGCTGCCTGGGTGTACCTTCACCTACCCTGTCACAATGAGTTTTTCCTAGTTTCACAGTTTCTTAATAGGGAagaaaggggatttttttttcccagcctgTAGGTGGGTTTACTCTTTTGATCGTTTTCTTCTGGAGTTTCAGCTGCTTTAAGCTAATGGCAATGGAATAAGATCCTTGTTCGCTTTAACCTCCCCCACCCCTACAACCCTGGCCACGGGTATTAAATAATCTCCTCTGGGAATGCCCCTCATTATGATCTTGGAGTGACAATTAACGGGGGTTGTTTCTAGGTCACAGTCTCTGTGAAGGGGCAGGAAGTGCGCTTGGAGAAGATGACACCCCCGAAATCATCACAAGAGTTATTAAGTGTTCGGCAGGAGTCAGTGGAACCCCAGCCCAGGGGTGTACCCAAGAAAGAGAGGGCAAGAAGCCCAgacctgggaccacaggagcagaTGAACCCAAAGGAGAACCTCAAACCTTTTCAAAGGAGCGGTGAGGAGTAGATTGCTATGGGAAGATAGACTGCTATTCCAAGTTGGGAAGTAGGGTTGGGGATAGTGAGTGGGTAAGGGATTTCAGGAGTAAGTGGAAATTGCAGGATATGTGGTTGTTGACATGTAGTTTAGCCCTGTGGTATTCTTATATCACCTCTTGATAAGTCCACAAGAGAATGGCTCCCTAGTTTTTATCAGAAAGAacttggaattattttatttcctcttggtAACGATGATAGTAGATCATTATTTTCTAgataaaaattcttttctatacTTGAAGGCACATCTTCCTTTTGGTTGTTTTCTGTCTTCAAATTAAACTGTATTTGTTACCTTAAATTTTACCCCCAGAAGATCCATTCTTTAAACCTAAGTTTTTGTTGCTCTCTACTGGAACCTTTAAGTTCTCCAAATATCATGTTAATTGTGGGGAACTaaattatgtgtattattttcctGAAAGTCTGTTAAAAGCTAAGTAAGAATTTTACTTCAGAATCTTGCAATGTCTTGTATCAGTATAGCCCAAGCTGTGATACTTTTTTGTTCACCTGGTAACTTCCAGGACTCTGATAACTTTCCCCAATGCCTTTATACCTAGTTGATTATTCTTGTACTTGATTTTTGtagaacttttttcttctttgtagtcTATTGATCATGTTCTATGCTTTTTTCTGTTACCATTTCACTTAAAATTTGTTGAGGTTGTTTTGAATTCTGATCTTAtcatccaagacaacagccttctCAGCCAGTTTGGTAATGGTCTGTTTAGTCACCCAGATGAAATCCCTGAATCTTACACACAGACTTGGAGAGTTCATTAGTTTTTGAACACCTATCAAGGTGCTCAACACCCTGCAGGGTACTCTGCAATAAGAAAATGTGCCTATCCTGAACTTAAAAACGTGATTGAGAACACAACAGCTAACTCTTTAAGTATGGGCCGAACTGAACTGTACTGAAACAGTGCCAGACAATGACTTGCTTAATTGTGTGAGTACCGTATGGGTTTGGCAGAGTGGAAGATGAGGGAGGGCTATAGGTAAGGCTTCTTGAGGGCACTGGGAAATACAGCCTCTTGAAGGATGGGCTGAAATTGGATAGGAGGGAATTAAAGGCACAGAGTGGTGAATAATAGTGTGCTGTGTTCTGGAGGGAAGAGTCTGACAGGAATGGGTATGGTAGGCATTAAGGTTAAGGTTCACTAGGGTAGCATGTGCACTGAGGAAGCAAGAGCCTGCAGTTAGGTAGAACAGTGACTGCTGCAATTATCGGGGTGTGAGAGGATAAGTAGTCTGGACTTGGATGGTGGCAGTAGGAATAGAGAGGAAGGACTACTAAGGTAACCACCTTTAGAACTTGGTGACTGACTGTGAAGGAAACAGATAAGTTAAAGACAATCTTCTCTTGCCTCCCCCCGAAATCACTCCAAGTTTAATTCTGTAGCCCCAAGTGAAGAACAATTATTCCCAGCAGTACTAGAACCTGCCTACAAATAGGAGAGTTAGGGAGCAACTTGGAATAGGATTATCTGCTCTGAACATACAACAGAATCCTTTCCTCTCTTGTCACCCTGctctggaaaataaaacatttctcatCTTTTGAGGTTTCCTGTATTTTCCCCACTTTTTTCAACCCACTGAACTTTCTGAAAACATTGCCCTAGAGACTTTGTTTATAATCCTCTTGGATGAAAAAGGCAGGCCTGAATTTCAAGATTTTTGTGATAATCAGTCCAAACTATGACACCTTTTGTTTGCTTCCCTGCAAGCAGGATTTCCATTTCCTCAGTCCGGTGTGGTCTCCAGGTTGGAGCAAGGAGAGCCATGGATCCCAGATCTGCTGGGCTCCAAGGAGAAAGAACTTCCAAGTGGCAGCCACACAGGAGACAGACGGGTGCATGCTGATCTGTTACCATCCAAGAAAGATAGAAGAAGCTGGGTGGAACAGGATCACTGGAGTTTTGAAGATGAGAAGGTGGCAGGTGTGCACTGGGGCTATGAAGAGACCAGAACGCTTCTCGCAATTCTCAGCCAGACTGAGTTTTATGAGGCTCTCAAAAGCTGTCATAAGAACAGCCAAGTGTATGGGGCTGTGGCTGAGCGGCTCAGGGAATATGGCTTCCTCCGGACCCTGGAACAGTGTCGGACCAAGTTCAAGGGTCTCCAGAAGAGCTATCGGAAAGTCAAGAGCGGCCACCCACCTGAGACCTGCcccttctttgaagaaatgaaagCCCTGATGAGTGCTCAGGTCATTGCCCTGCCCAATAATGGCCTGGAAGAAGCAGCCTCTCACTCTTGCCTGGTGAGCAATGATGCTAAGACTGAGGAGCCAAGGCGCAGGGGCTGGCATGAGGAGGGAGCAGAAGAGGCTGTGGCTCAGGAGTCTGACAGTGATGACATGGATCTAGAGGCGACCCCCCAGGACCCCAACTCAACTGCAGCTATCGTGTTCAGAAACCCAGGTGGTAAGAAGCTTTTCTTCTTGGAGTTTTAGAATTCGACTTGGGGAACAAAGAGACTGGATGTGGGGTCAGAAGGCTTAATGTTACATGCCAGCTTTGCCACTTAGGGAACAAAGAAGTGCTTCTCAATTCTCTGTGtgtatttcattctattttatgggaAAATCAGTGAGATAATTGGgaataaatttagatttttaaaagaaatacactcAGAAAATTCACAGTCCTGAGAAGGAGTAtcattccttccatttctttactAAACTATTTTTTCCCTGATTTTAAAATCATTGCAGGCTCACTGAGAAAACTGTGGCATGATACTATCTTTAAGTAGaaccagtatttattgagtacgTCATATGAACtggatattttacatattttatcttttacttcCCCAAATCTCAAAGTCAGtttattatatccatttttaCTTAGAATAGCACAGTGAAGAATTGTCCAAAGTTGgggaaacatttttttatttaaaaattttaaaatatatttaaaacagagacagggtcttgctgtgttgcccaggctggtctcactggattcaagcagtcctcccacctcagccttctgagtagttaggactacaggtgtgagtcaccacactcagctgggAACATCTAAGTTTCCTCTGAAATTCATAGTATACATTGGCATTTTAACAGGATTGAGAAGTCCTACAGTGAGAAAGCTTGTTTAACACTCTATTTAAATATTCTTGCCTAAGGAATCCTTAAAGTGTCACTTACTACCATTAATGTAATTGGTCCAACTATGCTGTTATGGAAAGAGCACCAAAGTATGACTCAGGAGGCTCAGATTCTAATCCTGATGACCACTAATAACTGGGTGACCTTGAACAGTTATCTAACCATTctaagcttccatttcctcaaGCATAAAATAGGGCAAAGCAGGAGGACTACATCGCTAAAGTTGcagtgtcttttcctttttttttttttttttgagacggagtctcgctctgccgcccaggctggagtgtagtggccggatctcagctcactgcaagctccgccccccgggtttacgccattctcctgcctcagcctcccaagtagctgggactacaggcgcccgccacctcgcccggctagttttttgtattttttagtagagacggggtatcaccacattagccaggatggtctcagtctcctgacctcgtgatccgcccgtctcggcctcccaaagtgctgggattacaggcttgagccaccgcgcccggccttcctttctgttttttatgacATGCATGATCTTACTTTAGTTCTGTTCTAGCTTTCTGATCTTTGTGtcttctgctttttcatttctatttttcttcttgttttcttcattctctttttccttttttgttgtggaCACAAATATATGTAGATTAATTAAACGTGGCACATGTGCTAAATGTTATTTTCGTTATCTTtgttctctcactttttttttttttttttttttgagacagagtcgctctgttgcccaggctggagtgcagtggtgtgttctcatctcactgcaacctccgcacccccagttcaagtgattctcgattctcatgcctcagcctcccaagtagctgggactataggtgcacactaccatgcctggctaatttttctgtgttttagtagagacgggctttcaccatgctgtccaggctggtctcaaactcctggccccaagcgatCCACAGGgatttacagacatgagccactgtgcctggccagcttcTTTTTTTATATGGCTAAACAGAATTTGTAAATAAAGGTCTCTGTGAAATTGCTAAAGGAGATAAAGAAGCAAAACATTTTATACTGAGTTTGTGAGTTTTGGCAACAtgaagtatttttactttttcatctaGGAGCCTGAGCTTaggtgaattcttttttttttttttttttttttttttgagacggagtcttgctctgtcgcccaggctggagtgcagtggtgcaatctcggctcactgcaacctccgcctcctgggttcacgccattctcctgcctcagcctcccgagtagctgggactacaggtgcccatcacctcgcccggctagtttttttgtatttttagtagagatggggtttcactgtgttagccaagatggtctcgatctcctgacctcatgctccatcagcctcggcctcccaaagtgctgggattacaggcgtgagccaccatgcccggccgcttAGGTGAATTCTCATGATGCAGATGATAGGACTGAGGAATTCAGGCTGTAAAGTTCTGGATTAAGTGGTGCTGAAATTTCTCTTCTGGTGGCAGGTGTACACTGGGGCTATGAAGAGACCAAGACTTACCTTGCAATTCTTAGTGAGACCCAGTTTTATGAAACCCTCCGGAACTGTCACCGCAACAGCCAGCTGTATGGAGCAGTGGCTAAGAGGTTACGGGAATATGGCTTTCTTAGGACCCCGGAGCAGTGTCGGACCAAGTTTAAAAGCCTGCAAACCAGCTATCGGAAAGTTAAGAATGGCCAGGCACCAGAGACCTGTCCCTTCTTTGAAGAGATGGATGCTTTGGTGAGTGTCCGGGTTGCTGTCCCATCCAATGATGGCCAGGAAGAAACAGCTTCTTGCCCCATCCAGGGGACCAGTGAGGCCAAAGCTCAGAAGCAAGCCGAGGAGGTAGATGAGACCACAGAGGAAGATTCTGATGATGAAGAAGATACCGAGATACTCCCAGGGGCTGTCATAACCCGTGCTCCAGTGTTATTCCAGAGCCCCTGTGGTAAGATTCTTTCACTGTTATGGTATAAATAACAAAGGGAAAGACAATGGGACTTAGGAAAAATATCAGATTGAGAAGAACTGGTCTCTACACCCAGCTTTCAGGATTCTTCTTGTGATTACCCATATTTCTTGTCTATTAAAGCAGCTCACTGAGGGgatataaattatttatgtgaCTTGCCTCCTTTCACTAGAGCATCAATCTGAGATGGCTACACATTGTAAATCTGCTGTGATTTATTCATGAACTGCTAGGTTTCCAGCCAGTTTACCAAGCAGGGATTCTGAAAGCTCACATTTCTCAAGTAGCATGTCATGTACCCCATAGTAGGATGaagttgattttaaaagttcattctcttttatgtaatgttttcttctagtttcagCTCATATACCAGCTGTATGTCTGCTTTATTCACATTTATGAAAACCCGGTAACTCTTCTTCACTTTTACGAATCTGAGGTTCCTGAGAGAACTGACCCTTTGAATCTTAGTTgctagataagaaaaaaatacttcacaAGGGCTTCCCTCCTTGTGAGAAGAATTCTAATTTCAGAGTCACATAGGTGTATGTATGTGAATCCGGGCTCTGTTGTTTATTAGCTAAGTGACTTAGAGAAAGTTACTtaagtctgggcatggtggctcacgcctgtaatcccagcattttgggaggccaaggctggcggatcacctgaggtcaggagatggaggccagcctggccaacatggcgaaaccccatctctactaaaaatacaaaaaattagccaggtgtggtagcgcatgcctgtaatcccagctactcaggaggctgaggcaggagaatcgcttgaacctgggaggcagaggttgcagtgagccaagattgtgccattgcactccagcctgggcaataacagtggaaaaaaaaaaaagttacttaaccCCCAAGTTTGCTTATATATTAAGATGTACCTCACAGGGTTGATGTAAATGAGGTACtgtgcacagtgcctggcacatagtagccatttaataaataatagttttcattttcataagcCTTTAAGATCAGCATTCTTTAATGGTGTTCCCTGGAATATCAATTCCATGGGGTATTAATAtattctactaaaaaataacttCTAGGTTTGGGAAGAT containing:
- the LOC113219863 gene encoding zinc finger and SCAN domain-containing protein 29, giving the protein MMAKSALRENSTNSESFRQRFRRFHYQEVAGPREAFSQLWELCCRWLRPEVRTKEQIVELLVLEQFLTVLPGEIQNWVQEQCPENGEEAVTLVEDLEREPGRPGSLVTVSVKGQEVRLEKMTPPKSSQELLSVRQESVEPQPRGVPKKERARSPDLGPQEQMNPKENLKPFQRSGFPFPQSGVVSRLEQGEPWIPDLLGSKEKELPSGSHTGDRRVHADLLPSKKDRRSWVEQDHWSFEDEKVAGVHWGYEETRTLLAILSQTEFYEALKSCHKNSQVYGAVAERLREYGFLRTLEQCRTKFKGLQKSYRKVKSGHPPETCPFFEEMKALMSAQVIALPNNGLEEAASHSCLVSNDAKTEEPRRRGWHEEGAEEAVAQESDSDDMDLEATPQDPNSTAAIVFRNPGGVHWGYEETKTYLAILSETQFYETLRNCHRNSQLYGAVAKRLREYGFLRTPEQCRTKFKSLQTSYRKVKNGQAPETCPFFEEMDALVSVRVAVPSNDGQEETASCPIQGTSEAKAQKQAEEVDETTEEDSDDEEDTEILPGAVITRAPVLFQSPCGFEAGFENEDNSKWDISEEVQLHRTLLARSERKIPRYLNQGKGNERDCRSGRQWVKTSGEKRGKLTFPEKSLSEVLSQQRTCLGERSYKHLKYSKGFGPNSLLMHQESHQVENPYKCADCGKSFSRSARLIRHRRIHTGEKPYKCLDCGKSFRDSSNFITHRRIHTGEKPYQCGECGKRFNQSSSLIIHQRTHTGEKPYQCEECGKSFNNSSHFSAHRRIHTGERPHVCTDCGKSFSKSSDLRAHHRTHTGEKPYGCHDCGKCFSKSSALNKHREIHAREKLLSQSVPK